One window of the Zea mays cultivar B73 chromosome 3, Zm-B73-REFERENCE-NAM-5.0, whole genome shotgun sequence genome contains the following:
- the LOC100277421 gene encoding uncharacterized protein LOC100277421 encodes MGRAAGLARDGVTTAGRATTTRVMRAAVSAFFAGYHRFTSVAALLALPFSAAVLASEAMAPSSWALRAVAARLRSVFAAAGFPPSPFFALLEAKLSQTVFTFAATLPFALTFLLLAKACVAAMLRLRDDDASESPPPRRRRVAVAALPPCAAVARAYPAVVATHLLNAFLMLSANAAVFSLLLLAFGAADLLGLTSHVWTLALSAAGAIVYSLVVGVATVVCNLAIVVAATEPGCAGHAAVLRACVAIRGRVSTALALALPTNLGMAAAEALFGLRVVAQRRRDGRLAPGVAGEAFSIAYIHAICVVLEIIVTCMFYRSCKRSEADELRELEPEEKGDLQA; translated from the coding sequence ATGGGGAGAGCGGCGGGGCTGGCGCGCGACGGTGTGACGACAGCGGGGCGGGCGACGACGACGAGGGTCATGCGGGCTGCCGTGTCCGCGTTCTTCGCCGGGTACCACCGCTTCACCTCCGTGGCGGCGCTGCTGGCGCTGCCGTTctcggcggcggtgctggcgtcgGAGGCGATGGCGCCGTCGTCGTGGGCGCTGCGCGCTGTGGCGGCGCGGCTCCGCTCCGTGTTCGCGGCCGCGGGGTTCCCGCCCTCCCCCTTCTTCGCGCTGCTCGAGGCCAAGCTGTCGCAGACCGTCTTCACGTTCGCGGCCACGCTGCCGTTCGCGCTCACCTTCCTGCTGCTGGCCAAGGCCTGCGTCGCCGCCATGCTCCGCCTCCGGGACGACGACGCGTCGGAGTCGCCGCCGCCTCGGCGGCGGCGGGTCGCCGTGGCCGCGCTCCCGCCGTGCGCGGCCGTGGCGCGCGCGTACCCGGCCGTCGTCGCCACGCACCTCCTCAACGCCTTCCTCATGCTCTCCGCCAACGCCGCGGTGTTCTCGCTGCTGCTGCTGGCTTTCGGCGCCGCCGACCTGCTGGGTCTCACCTCCCACGTCTGGACGCTCGCGCTCTCGGCCGCGGGCGCCATCGTCTACTCGCTCGTCGTCGGCGTCGCCACCGTGGTCTGCAACCTCGCCATCGTCGTGGCCGCCACGGAGCCCGGGTGCGCGGGCCACGCCGCGGTGCTCAGGGCCTGCGTCGCGATCCGGGGCCGGGTGTCCAcggcgctggcgctggcgctgcCCACCAACCTCGGCATGGCGGCGGCCGAGGCGCTGTTCGGACTCCGCGTCGTCGCGCAGCGTCGGAGGGACGGGAGGCTCGCGCCGGGTGTCGCCGGCGAGGCCTTCTCGATCGCCTACATCCACGCGATCTGCGTCGTGCTGGAGATCATCGTCACCTGCATGTTCTACAGGAGCTGCAAGAGGAGTGAAGCCGACGAGCTCAGAGAGCTGGAGCCAGAGGAGAAGGGAGACCTCCAGGCTTGA